Proteins from a single region of Candidatus Hydrogenedentota bacterium:
- a CDS encoding DUF2442 domain-containing protein produces MSLSPHGNSTLAVEITNISAHGVWIRARGRELFMSYQDFPWFKRQPVEAIINVVEVSPGHFHWPDIDIDLTEEIIEHPERFPLKANGTAE; encoded by the coding sequence ATGAGCTTGTCGCCGCATGGCAACAGCACTTTGGCGGTTGAGATCACCAATATTTCGGCCCATGGTGTCTGGATACGGGCGCGCGGTAGGGAACTGTTCATGTCCTACCAGGACTTCCCCTGGTTCAAGCGCCAGCCCGTGGAAGCTATCATCAATGTGGTCGAAGTGTCACCGGGACACTTCCATTGGCCTGATATCGACATCGATCTGACGGAAGAAATCATAGAACATCCCGAACGCTTTCCGCTCAAGGCGAATGGAACAGCGGAGTAG
- the ispG gene encoding flavodoxin-dependent (E)-4-hydroxy-3-methylbut-2-enyl-diphosphate synthase — MSLSPRKETIGVNVGGVQVGGGAPVVVQSMTNTDTEDAASTARQIVALAEAGSELVRITVNTPKAAEAVEEIVLRMHDAGVNVPIIGDFHYNGHRLLTGSPSCARLLAKYRINPGNVGKGQKRDEQFATICKIAMDHQKPVRIGVNMGSLNQELVVEQMQINTDANLGKTSEEIINDCMILSAVQSTELALAAGLREDQIIISCKTSVPLYLIDLYRRLSARTRQPLHLGLTEAGMGMKGQVWSAASMGVLLADGIGDTIRVSLTPQPGGDRREEVYACQELLQALGIRQFAPSITACPGCGRTTSTTFQELAAETQDYVRLRMPAWRNEFEGVEALKVAVMGCVVNGPGESKAANIGISLPGNGEDPVCPVYVDGEKYASYSGTKDELANQFRLLLEEYVGRTYSRR, encoded by the coding sequence ATGTCCCTCAGTCCCCGAAAAGAAACCATCGGCGTCAACGTTGGCGGCGTGCAGGTCGGCGGCGGCGCGCCGGTGGTGGTGCAGTCGATGACCAACACCGACACGGAGGACGCGGCGTCCACCGCGCGGCAGATTGTGGCGCTGGCGGAGGCGGGCTCCGAGCTGGTGCGCATTACGGTGAACACGCCGAAGGCGGCGGAGGCGGTGGAGGAGATTGTGCTGCGGATGCACGACGCCGGGGTGAACGTGCCGATCATCGGCGATTTCCACTACAACGGGCACCGGCTGCTGACGGGGAGCCCGTCGTGCGCGCGGCTGCTGGCGAAATACCGGATCAACCCGGGGAACGTGGGGAAGGGGCAGAAGCGGGACGAGCAGTTCGCGACGATCTGCAAAATCGCCATGGACCACCAGAAACCGGTGCGAATTGGCGTAAACATGGGCTCGCTGAACCAGGAGTTGGTGGTGGAGCAGATGCAAATCAATACCGACGCAAACCTCGGCAAGACCTCCGAAGAAATCATAAACGACTGTATGATTCTCTCCGCCGTCCAGTCCACGGAGCTGGCCCTGGCGGCGGGACTCCGCGAAGACCAGATCATCATCTCCTGCAAGACCAGCGTCCCGCTCTACCTCATCGACCTGTACCGCCGGCTCAGCGCGCGGACGCGCCAGCCGCTGCACCTCGGCCTGACGGAGGCGGGCATGGGGATGAAAGGGCAGGTCTGGTCCGCCGCGTCGATGGGCGTGTTGCTGGCGGATGGGATCGGCGACACGATCCGGGTCTCGCTCACGCCGCAGCCCGGCGGGGACCGGCGGGAGGAGGTGTACGCGTGCCAGGAGCTGCTGCAGGCACTGGGCATCCGGCAGTTCGCGCCGAGCATCACGGCGTGCCCCGGCTGCGGCCGCACCACGAGCACCACCTTCCAGGAGCTCGCCGCCGAAACCCAGGACTACGTGCGCCTGCGCATGCCCGCGTGGCGGAATGAATTCGAAGGGGTCGAGGCGCTCAAGGTCGCCGTGATGGGCTGCGTGGTGAACGGCCCCGGGGAATCGAAGGCGGCGAACATCGGCATCAGCCTGCCGGGGAACGGGGAAGACCCGGTGTGTCCGGTGTACGTGGATGGGGAGAAGTACGCGAGCTACTCCGGGACGAAGGACGAACTGGCGAACCAGTTCCGGCTGCTGCTGGAGGAGTACGTGGGGCGGACGTATAGCCGGAGGTAG
- a CDS encoding PQQ-binding-like beta-propeller repeat protein encodes MRFPTRFSLYIIPLALLAASCPASASDWPQFRGPDRNGQSPETGLLTHWPESGPPLLWTAEGLGAGFSSAVVSGDTVYVTGMREDGAEGLLHAFDLDGNRRWSTPYGPEWDQAHPGSRYPPTFAGGRAYLLSGRGVVTAIDAATGEIIWQRDIAADFGGEAPAMGFAESLLIDRDHVIVTPGGPDASVVALNRENGETRWTSAGLSDQSAYCSPILIERGGARMIVTLVAATLAALDPETGALIWRVPFDENEELQNHAVAPVYENGLLYATSGHRKGGVLYELAPDGQSITERWRDEILNNHHGGVIFREGYLYGATLNGRWVCLAAEDGALQYEARGVGKGSITYADGHFYCYSEKGALGLVPAIPGEHAVTSEFRVNAGRGPHWAHPTIAGGRLYLRHGDVLRCYDLRQSG; translated from the coding sequence GTGCGATTCCCCACACGCTTCTCTCTGTACATCATTCCGCTTGCCCTTCTGGCCGCGTCCTGCCCCGCCAGCGCGTCCGACTGGCCCCAATTCCGCGGCCCCGACCGAAACGGCCAATCGCCCGAAACCGGACTCCTCACACACTGGCCCGAATCCGGCCCGCCCCTCCTCTGGACCGCCGAAGGCCTCGGCGCGGGCTTCTCGTCCGCCGTCGTGTCGGGTGACACCGTCTACGTCACCGGCATGCGCGAAGACGGCGCCGAGGGCCTTCTTCACGCCTTCGATCTCGACGGCAACCGCCGCTGGTCCACGCCCTACGGCCCGGAATGGGATCAGGCCCACCCCGGATCCCGCTACCCGCCCACCTTCGCCGGCGGCAGGGCCTACCTCCTCAGCGGGCGCGGCGTAGTCACCGCAATCGACGCCGCCACCGGCGAAATCATCTGGCAGCGGGACATCGCGGCGGATTTCGGCGGCGAAGCCCCCGCCATGGGCTTCGCCGAGTCCCTCCTGATCGACCGCGATCACGTGATCGTTACGCCGGGCGGCCCCGACGCCAGTGTCGTGGCCCTCAACCGGGAAAACGGCGAAACCCGCTGGACCAGCGCCGGCCTCAGCGACCAGTCGGCCTACTGTTCCCCCATCCTGATCGAACGCGGCGGCGCCCGCATGATCGTCACCCTCGTCGCCGCGACCCTGGCCGCCCTCGACCCCGAAACCGGCGCCCTGATCTGGCGCGTCCCCTTCGACGAAAACGAAGAATTGCAAAACCACGCCGTGGCCCCCGTCTACGAGAACGGCCTCCTCTACGCCACCAGCGGCCACCGAAAGGGCGGCGTACTATACGAACTCGCCCCCGATGGCCAATCCATCACCGAGCGCTGGCGCGACGAAATCCTGAACAACCACCACGGCGGCGTGATCTTTCGGGAGGGCTACCTCTACGGCGCCACGCTGAACGGGCGCTGGGTCTGCCTCGCGGCGGAGGATGGCGCCCTCCAATACGAAGCCCGCGGCGTCGGCAAAGGCTCCATCACCTACGCGGACGGCCACTTCTACTGCTACAGTGAAAAGGGCGCGCTCGGGCTGGTCCCCGCCATCCCCGGGGAACACGCGGTCACGTCGGAGTTTCGCGTCAACGCCGGCCGCGGACCCCACTGGGCCCACCCCACCATCGCGGGCGGACGCCTCTACCTGCGCCATGGCGATGTCCTGCGGTGTTATGACCTGCGCCAGTCCGGTTGA
- a CDS encoding 4a-hydroxytetrahydrobiopterin dehydratase, whose product MLDGCEVLAAKDCVPCKGGVPPLKGHELHTYHAQLGSDWRLVEEHHLEKEYQFKNFQEALDFTNRVGYVAEAANHHPDILTAWGKVVVTIWTHKIDGLTESDFVFAAKVEKAYEDAV is encoded by the coding sequence ATGCTGGATGGATGTGAAGTGCTTGCCGCGAAGGATTGCGTTCCCTGCAAGGGCGGCGTTCCGCCGCTGAAGGGGCATGAACTGCACACCTACCATGCGCAACTCGGCAGCGACTGGCGCCTGGTGGAGGAACACCACCTGGAGAAGGAATACCAATTCAAGAATTTCCAGGAGGCACTCGATTTTACCAATCGGGTGGGCTATGTTGCGGAGGCGGCGAACCATCACCCGGACATTCTGACGGCGTGGGGCAAGGTGGTGGTGACGATCTGGACCCACAAGATAGACGGGCTCACCGAGAGCGACTTCGTGTTTGCGGCGAAGGTAGAAAAAGCGTACGAAGATGCCGTGTAG
- a CDS encoding NifU family protein: MPSWFSKVFNTDADEAPAAVSDAVAELDDDEPMPAPRRVVSAPVIAAEGGSRVPGDQIAIKARLEPRANACILLVDRPLLTRMSFWAPEADTAYAASPLAASLFDLGGIGTVLIHDMTVTVTRDGSDFSPWEEFAKKVAEQIRAHLQSGLPVLDPAYQDSIPSEDEIRTRLQRVIDEEINPGIASHSGVITLNRVTGNTAYITMGGGCQGCAASTITLRSGVEGAFRQAVPELGALLDETDHLSGTNPYFSELPAGMGM, encoded by the coding sequence ATGCCATCCTGGTTTTCCAAGGTGTTTAATACGGATGCCGACGAGGCGCCGGCGGCGGTTTCGGATGCCGTCGCCGAGCTGGACGACGATGAGCCGATGCCGGCGCCGCGCCGCGTGGTGAGCGCGCCGGTGATCGCGGCGGAAGGCGGATCTCGCGTGCCCGGCGACCAGATCGCCATCAAGGCGCGGCTTGAACCGCGCGCGAACGCGTGTATCCTGCTAGTTGACCGCCCGCTGCTTACGCGGATGTCGTTCTGGGCGCCGGAGGCGGACACGGCGTATGCCGCGTCGCCGCTGGCGGCGTCCCTGTTTGATCTGGGCGGTATCGGCACGGTGCTTATCCACGACATGACGGTGACGGTGACGCGGGATGGAAGCGATTTCAGCCCGTGGGAGGAATTCGCGAAGAAGGTGGCGGAACAGATCCGCGCGCACCTCCAGAGCGGTCTGCCGGTGCTGGATCCGGCGTACCAGGACTCGATTCCGAGTGAAGACGAGATCCGCACGCGGCTGCAACGGGTCATCGACGAGGAGATCAATCCCGGGATTGCGTCGCACTCGGGGGTAATCACCCTCAACCGCGTGACGGGCAACACGGCGTACATCACGATGGGCGGCGGCTGCCAGGGCTGCGCGGCGTCGACGATCACGCTGCGATCCGGCGTGGAAGGGGCGTTCCGGCAGGCGGTCCCCGAACTCGGGGCGCTGCTCGACGAGACCGATCACCTGTCGGGCACGAATCCGTATTTCAGTGAACTACCCGCCGGGATGGGGATGTAG
- a CDS encoding DUF342 domain-containing protein encodes MTHDPEHSPKGQPPESHGGEEAAAGPPERGESELYTVRVTPDRMAVLIDANTAGQELEVLAEAIARQLVRYRVRRPPKQDAIVAWLREHTADSPVITGVALLRGTPPVYPVDGRIEWGGDYFNTGFVVDEVTGRVNFRQRAGEREVCEGQRLATVIPPIEGKNGMDVTGAVVRVRKPRAQRIRMGSHVREDAGTASYYATCDGRFRWNNGLLSVDEVYEIKGDIGLETGNVSHPGAVVVHRDIQEGSRLEAKGDVEVMGSVNRAHIQTTGMLIVRGGITGGEGVRVVASGGVRAKYILEADVTSNGDIVVEKEVMHANISTLGAVLIPQGRVIGGRVIARGGIDVGQAGSTASAATHLIAGEDYTIEGQLAILRARLAHQRGNLEKIQKTFAGVRGKTHTLPESARQAIRLLSARIPAIQASIQAIKAEIDEVRANSLRDTNPVILIRRRLYSDTYLTVDGETCHVQEEVPGPVRPLVRDGRSRIVPTNLRTIKAPAQEGAGEEKGAGGSGGVPPKRKNP; translated from the coding sequence ATGACCCACGACCCGGAGCATTCTCCGAAAGGCCAGCCGCCGGAATCGCATGGCGGGGAGGAGGCGGCCGCGGGGCCGCCGGAGCGCGGGGAGAGCGAGCTGTACACGGTTCGCGTCACGCCGGACCGGATGGCGGTTCTGATAGACGCGAACACGGCGGGCCAGGAGCTGGAGGTGCTTGCGGAGGCGATCGCGCGGCAGCTGGTGCGGTATCGCGTCCGCCGCCCGCCGAAGCAGGACGCGATTGTCGCCTGGCTGCGCGAGCACACGGCGGATTCACCCGTAATAACGGGGGTTGCGCTGTTGCGGGGCACACCGCCCGTGTATCCGGTAGATGGCCGCATTGAATGGGGCGGCGACTACTTCAATACGGGATTTGTGGTGGACGAGGTGACGGGGCGGGTGAACTTCCGGCAGCGGGCGGGGGAGCGCGAGGTGTGCGAGGGCCAGCGGCTGGCCACGGTGATCCCGCCGATCGAGGGCAAGAATGGGATGGACGTGACCGGGGCGGTGGTGCGCGTCCGGAAGCCGCGCGCGCAGCGCATCCGGATGGGCTCCCATGTGCGGGAAGATGCCGGGACGGCCAGCTACTACGCCACGTGCGATGGCCGCTTCCGGTGGAACAACGGGCTCCTTTCCGTTGACGAAGTGTACGAAATCAAGGGGGACATCGGGCTGGAGACGGGCAATGTGTCGCACCCGGGCGCGGTGGTGGTGCACCGGGACATCCAGGAGGGGTCGCGGCTGGAGGCGAAGGGGGACGTGGAGGTGATGGGATCGGTGAACCGCGCGCACATCCAGACCACGGGCATGCTGATCGTGCGTGGCGGGATAACGGGGGGTGAAGGGGTCCGTGTCGTGGCGTCTGGGGGCGTCCGAGCCAAGTACATACTGGAGGCGGACGTGACCTCGAATGGGGACATCGTGGTGGAGAAGGAGGTCATGCACGCGAACATCTCGACGCTGGGGGCGGTGCTCATACCGCAGGGGCGCGTTATCGGCGGCCGGGTCATCGCGCGGGGCGGGATCGATGTGGGGCAGGCCGGTTCCACCGCCTCCGCCGCGACACACCTGATCGCGGGTGAGGATTACACCATTGAGGGGCAATTGGCGATACTCCGGGCGCGGCTTGCGCACCAGCGGGGCAATCTGGAGAAGATCCAGAAGACCTTCGCCGGCGTGCGCGGCAAGACACACACCCTTCCGGAGAGCGCCAGGCAGGCGATCCGGCTGCTATCGGCGCGGATACCCGCGATACAGGCGTCGATACAGGCGATCAAGGCGGAAATCGACGAGGTTCGCGCCAACTCGCTGCGGGACACCAACCCGGTGATTCTGATTCGCCGCCGGCTGTACTCGGACACCTATTTGACGGTCGACGGAGAGACCTGCCATGTGCAGGAGGAAGTGCCGGGGCCGGTGCGCCCGCTGGTGCGGGATGGGCGATCGCGGATCGTCCCGACGAACCTTCGGACGATCAAGGCCCCGGCGCAAGAGGGGGCCGGGGAGGAAAAAGGCGCCGGCGGGAGTGGCGGGGTCCCGCCGAAAAGGAAAAACCCCTGA
- a CDS encoding NYN domain-containing protein has translation MEREARIALLIDCDNVSHQAIDGVLNELANYGVVNIRRAYGNWKNSELKGWEEALHPFAIQPIQQFAYTKGKNATDAAMIIDAMDLLYTQELDGIALMTSDSDFTPLVMRLKTSGLKVYGFGATKTPESLVNACSRFINTDKLIAEKEEAENGGAVDPIFKKKMRKELRQDAGLVKMLRNAVEEKADEDGWSNFSQVNHYINNNTSFSSINYGYKRLSDLIRETGLFDIEMRNNNSAMYLRRRA, from the coding sequence ATGGAACGCGAAGCGCGTATAGCCCTGCTTATCGACTGTGACAATGTGAGCCACCAGGCCATCGATGGCGTGTTGAACGAACTGGCGAACTACGGCGTGGTGAACATCCGGCGCGCGTACGGGAACTGGAAGAATTCCGAGCTGAAGGGCTGGGAGGAGGCGTTGCACCCGTTCGCGATCCAGCCCATCCAGCAATTCGCGTACACCAAGGGCAAGAATGCGACGGACGCGGCGATGATCATTGACGCGATGGACCTGCTGTATACCCAGGAGCTGGACGGCATTGCGCTGATGACGAGCGACAGCGATTTTACGCCGCTGGTGATGCGGCTGAAGACGAGCGGGCTCAAGGTGTATGGATTCGGCGCGACGAAGACGCCCGAGTCGCTGGTGAACGCGTGTTCCCGGTTCATCAATACCGATAAGTTGATCGCGGAGAAGGAGGAGGCGGAGAACGGCGGCGCGGTGGACCCGATTTTCAAGAAGAAGATGCGGAAGGAATTGCGGCAGGACGCGGGGCTGGTGAAGATGTTGCGGAACGCGGTGGAGGAGAAGGCGGACGAGGACGGGTGGTCCAATTTTTCGCAGGTGAACCACTACATTAACAACAACACGTCGTTTTCCTCGATCAACTACGGCTATAAGCGGCTGAGCGATCTAATCCGGGAGACGGGGCTCTTCGACATCGAGATGCGCAATAACAACAGCGCGATGTACCTGCGGAGGAGGGCGTGA